DNA sequence from the Acidimicrobiales bacterium genome:
GGCCGTGCGTGACGGTGACGAGTGGGTCGTCAACGGCCAGAAGGTCTGGACGACGTTCGGCCACATCGCCGATCTCGGCATGCTCATCGCCCGCACCGACCCCGACGTGCCGAAGCACCAGGGGATCACGTGGTTCGCGATCGGGATGCACCAACCGGGCATCGAGGTCCGGCCGCTCGTGGAGATGACGGGCCACGCCATGTTCAACGAGGTCTTCCTCACCGACGCACGGGTGGCCGACTCCGCGGTGATCGGCGGTCGCAACAACGGGTGGGCCGTCACCAACAGCACGCTCATGTTCGAGCGGGCCGGCCTCGGCTCCGGCGGTGGGTCCGAAGCGGGTGGTGCGGCGCTGCCCGGCAGCGTCGCCGGCCACCTCGAGCGGCGGGCCGGGGACTTCGTCACCCCCACCGGCCGTCCCAGGCGTCCCGGGGGTGGGTCGACGACGTCGATGGTGAGCAGCGCCAAGCTGCTGATCGATCTGGCCGAGGGGAACGGCACCGCCGGCGACCCGGGGATCCGTCAGGACCTCGTCCGCCTCCACACGCTCGGCGAGCTCGGGCGCTACAACACGCTGCGGGTGAAGGCGGCCCGCCAGGCCGGTCGCGAGGTGCCGGGCATGGCCAACATCTCGAAGCTCTCCATGAGCGACATCATGCGGTTGTCGCGCGACCTCGGGCTGCGCATCGTCGGCGCCTCCGGCATGCTCCACGCCTACGCCGACGAGGACCGGGCGGCGATCGACGAGGCGACCGGCAACCCCTTTCTCGCCGCGGTCACCGGTTCGGCGCTGTGGGCCCAGGGTCCGCCCATCTACGGCGGTACCGACCA
Encoded proteins:
- a CDS encoding acyl-CoA dehydrogenase family protein, translated to MTDTTETKADAVFDELRDWLADNWDPDLSVGEWWQRLGLAGWSAPSLPTNAYGRGLSRNDTVRVQRTIADAGALGAPGGLGLLLAAPTIATHGDQEQIDLYVRDIVTGTRAWCQLFSEPGAGSDLAGLTCRAVRDGDEWVVNGQKVWTTFGHIADLGMLIARTDPDVPKHQGITWFAIGMHQPGIEVRPLVEMTGHAMFNEVFLTDARVADSAVIGGRNNGWAVTNSTLMFERAGLGSGGGSEAGGAALPGSVAGHLERRAGDFVTPTGRPRRPGGGSTTSMVSSAKLLIDLAEGNGTAGDPGIRQDLVRLHTLGELGRYNTLRVKAARQAGREVPGMANISKLSMSDIMRLSRDLGLRIVGASGMLHAYADEDRAAIDEATGNPFLAAVTGSALWAQGPPIYGGTDQIQRNIIAERVLGLPKEPNEDKTKPFSELPRNG